One window from the genome of Fulvivirga lutea encodes:
- a CDS encoding alpha-amylase family glycosyl hydrolase has translation MKRILGLIIITTFCCITSCDYSKQNQESSQQLSDEAESSKFDWNTASIYFLLTDRFNNGDSTNDINFNRTKETSKLRDFMGGDVKGITEKIKDGYFTNLGIDAIWFSPVFEQIRGYVDEGSGVTYGFHGYWPKDWSALEPNFGTKEDIKEMVAAAHEKGIRVLMDVIINHTGPVTDKDPVWPADWVRTEPQCTYQSYETTVSCTLVKNLPDVLTDSEEEVEIPLQLAEKWRNEGRYEQEVAELDAFFNATGFPRYPKYYIIKWLIDLIKDYGIDGFRVDTVKHVEEDVFDELANLAQKAFEDWKKANSDAVLDDEEFFMLGEVYNYGISGKQQFNFGDSVVNYFDNGFQSLINFEFVWDCKQMEYEALFSKYDSILATEEMKNIGILNYIDSHDDGNPYDGAREKPYESANKLLLTPGGAQIYYGDETARSLVIEGTEGDATLRSFMNWDDLKQAETKAILTHWQKLGKFRQMHPAISRGEHAMLNESPYTFSRKLGSDNVVIALEAQPGEKTIHVGGVFENGQEVTDYYSNKKAIVTDGSVTIASDYNTVLLQL, from the coding sequence ATGAAGAGAATATTAGGGCTGATAATCATTACAACTTTTTGTTGTATTACGAGTTGTGACTATTCGAAACAAAACCAGGAAAGCTCACAGCAGTTGAGTGATGAGGCAGAATCATCAAAATTTGATTGGAATACCGCTTCCATCTATTTTCTGCTAACTGACAGGTTTAATAACGGTGACAGTACTAATGACATAAACTTCAATAGAACTAAAGAAACTAGTAAACTCAGGGACTTTATGGGAGGTGATGTAAAAGGTATCACCGAAAAAATTAAGGATGGATATTTCACCAATCTCGGCATTGATGCCATTTGGTTTAGTCCTGTGTTTGAGCAAATACGCGGGTATGTAGATGAAGGGTCAGGCGTTACCTATGGCTTCCATGGGTATTGGCCTAAGGATTGGTCAGCTCTTGAACCTAACTTCGGAACAAAAGAAGACATTAAAGAAATGGTGGCTGCCGCGCATGAGAAAGGAATACGTGTATTAATGGATGTAATTATCAATCATACAGGACCAGTAACTGATAAAGATCCTGTGTGGCCTGCTGATTGGGTTAGAACTGAACCACAGTGCACCTATCAAAGCTATGAAACTACTGTAAGCTGTACCTTAGTTAAAAACTTGCCTGATGTTCTCACAGATTCTGAGGAAGAAGTTGAAATACCATTACAATTAGCTGAAAAATGGCGAAATGAAGGTCGGTATGAACAAGAGGTAGCAGAACTGGATGCCTTTTTCAATGCTACAGGGTTTCCGCGTTATCCAAAATACTATATCATAAAATGGTTAATTGACCTCATCAAAGATTATGGTATTGATGGTTTTAGGGTAGATACGGTAAAACATGTAGAAGAAGATGTATTTGATGAACTAGCTAACCTTGCCCAAAAAGCGTTTGAAGATTGGAAAAAAGCTAATTCTGATGCGGTTTTAGACGATGAAGAATTTTTTATGCTAGGAGAAGTATATAACTATGGCATATCAGGTAAACAACAATTTAATTTTGGTGATAGTGTGGTAAACTACTTTGACAACGGTTTTCAAAGCCTTATCAATTTTGAGTTTGTTTGGGATTGCAAGCAAATGGAATACGAAGCATTATTTAGCAAGTACGACAGTATTTTAGCTACTGAAGAGATGAAAAATATTGGTATACTTAATTATATTGACTCCCACGATGATGGGAATCCTTATGATGGCGCCAGAGAAAAACCTTACGAATCTGCTAACAAATTGTTATTAACACCCGGTGGTGCTCAAATTTATTATGGAGATGAAACTGCACGCTCGTTAGTCATTGAAGGTACCGAAGGGGATGCAACTTTACGATCATTTATGAATTGGGATGATCTGAAGCAAGCGGAGACAAAAGCCATCTTAACTCATTGGCAAAAGTTAGGTAAGTTCAGACAAATGCATCCAGCAATTAGTAGAGGTGAACACGCCATGTTGAATGAAAGCCCCTATACATTTTCTCGGAAGTTAGGGTCTGATAACGTTGTTATTGCTTTAGAGGCTCAGCCTGGAGAAAAGACCATTCATGTAGGTGGGGTATTCGAAAATGGACAGGAAGTAACTGATTATTATTCCAATAAAAAAGCAATAGTAACAGATGGTTCTGTCACTATTGCTTCGGATTATAATACTGTATTACTGCAGCTTTAG
- a CDS encoding 3-oxoacyl-ACP synthase: MKKQVLAACKQAVTSKLADLKNQIKDLQESANEDSKSAMGDKYETGRAMVHLEQENLMTRYTELSNQLEILNALTTEDTKIIQNGSLIITDMGIFYMSIGLGKIDIENSSVFAIAPNSPIGQELIGKSAGMNVTVNGRTYNIKDVK, from the coding sequence ATGAAGAAACAAGTATTAGCTGCTTGTAAACAGGCGGTAACATCTAAGCTAGCGGATTTAAAGAATCAAATAAAGGACTTGCAGGAATCTGCCAATGAAGATTCTAAAAGTGCCATGGGCGATAAGTATGAAACAGGTAGAGCTATGGTGCATTTAGAGCAGGAAAACCTAATGACCAGATACACTGAGTTGAGTAACCAGCTTGAAATCCTGAATGCTTTAACAACAGAAGATACCAAAATCATTCAAAATGGTTCTCTTATCATTACCGATATGGGTATATTTTATATGAGTATAGGCTTAGGAAAAATAGATATTGAAAATTCTTCAGTATTTGCAATAGCTCCTAATTCACCGATTGGTCAGGAACTAATTGGTAAAAGTGCTGGAATGAATGTTACTGTAAATGGCCGCACTTACAATATAAAGGATGTGAAGTAA
- a CDS encoding universal stress protein, with amino-acid sequence MQKILVPTDFSELSESALKLAVDIGRRADAEVYLVNFMDHPFGPTFSTTGEIDAGGSENDLYTLKLARKNHQRLAEIASRHGVSVKVNYQVYDEDFEDGFKKYIREQAIDLAVIATSGEESADEFFSGNHTEQMIVGASCPVISVKGDYNDNDFKKIVVGIDLEHDDEDNFLQAAKFLNSFAKNVSGKLHLVHVADLDSDKAAIEKKVKSFVDKYKFENYTLKVTQNDDKEQGLIAYCLGTGASMLALLTHASGGLLSIFTESTTEELSKRSSIPVMAINLHNI; translated from the coding sequence ATGCAAAAAATATTAGTTCCAACAGATTTTTCAGAGTTATCTGAAAGTGCACTTAAACTAGCTGTTGATATTGGCAGACGTGCGGATGCCGAAGTGTATTTAGTCAATTTCATGGATCACCCTTTTGGGCCAACATTCTCCACCACTGGTGAAATAGATGCTGGTGGTTCAGAAAACGATCTTTACACGTTAAAATTAGCCAGAAAAAACCATCAGCGCTTGGCGGAAATAGCTTCTAGACATGGGGTTTCTGTGAAAGTAAATTACCAGGTTTATGATGAGGATTTTGAAGATGGGTTTAAAAAATACATAAGAGAACAGGCTATAGATTTAGCTGTTATTGCTACTTCAGGGGAAGAAAGTGCAGATGAGTTTTTTAGTGGAAATCACACCGAACAAATGATTGTGGGAGCTTCCTGCCCGGTAATTTCTGTAAAAGGTGACTATAACGATAACGACTTTAAAAAGATTGTAGTAGGTATAGATTTAGAGCATGATGACGAAGATAATTTTCTTCAAGCTGCTAAATTCTTAAATTCTTTTGCTAAGAATGTTTCAGGGAAGTTACATTTAGTTCATGTAGCAGATCTTGATAGCGATAAAGCGGCTATTGAGAAAAAAGTGAAATCATTTGTAGATAAATATAAGTTTGAAAACTATACACTTAAAGTCACTCAGAATGATGATAAAGAGCAAGGGCTTATTGCATACTGCTTAGGAACGGGTGCTTCTATGCTTGCATTACTTACTCATGCATCAGGAGGACTATTAAGTATATTCACTGAGAGTACTACTGAGGAATTAAGCAAGCGATCGAGTATTCCAGTAATGGCGATTAACTTACATAATATCTAA